The nucleotide window GTTTCTGGCTCAGCTTCTTCTTCAGCCGGTTCCTCTTCAGCAGCATCTTCTGAGTCACTTGGATCCTCGTCTAAGGATTCATCCTCAGTCTCTGCAGGTTCGTCAATCGTTGTTTCCTTACCTGTTGTAGCTGGCTCCTTTGTTTCATCACCTGCATTCAGGACAATTAAATACCAAACCAATGCGATGGCGCCAATGATAAAGATTCCAATCAATATTTTCGGAAGAACATCAAGGACTTTTGAAGTTTCAGGCGACAGACTTTTCCTCGACTGGACACGGGAAAGCTGATCAGGGAGCTCTTCGTTGTATGTAGATGGAATATCATTTTTATGCTGCTCAAAAAGCTGTTCTGGATCAAGCCCGACGGCTTCAGCATATTGTTTAATGAAGGCACGGACATAAAACTTTCCTGGCATCATTGAATAATTGCCCTCTTCAATGCCAAGAAGATAGCGCTTCTGTATTTTCGTGATGGACTGCAGTTCGTCCAGGCTGAGACCCTTAGCTTCACGTGCTTCCTTTAATATATTTCCTAACTCAGTCACGATAACACCTTCCAATACTGTTAAAAATCAAATCCTCCAAAGTCAGAATCGGTGAACATGTGATTCTTCTGAACCATGTCATATACGATTTCTTCATCGGGATTATTGCGAAGTTCAATTATATAATCAAAATCATCCATTGTATATTCCGTGTTTTGAACAAAAATATCCGGATGTTCAACAACCTTCACCGCAGGCAGGCGCATGATTTCCCTGACAAGCTGCCAGTGCTTTTCATTGGCCCTTCTAGTGGAAACGATTCCGTCTATGATGAATAGGTTTTCTGAGTTGTATTCATCTTCAATTAATTGATTTCTAATTGTCTGTTTCAATAAAGTTGAAGAAACAAACAACCATCGCTTATTTGCACAAACGCTTGAAGCCACAACTGATTCGGTCTTGCCCACTCGCGGCATCCCGCGGATCCCAATCAACTTGTGCCCATCCTGCTTAAACAATTCTGCCATAAAATCAACGAGCAGTCCAAGTTCATCCCTTACAAATCTAAATGTTTTTTTATCATCAG belongs to Mesobacillus subterraneus and includes:
- a CDS encoding helix-turn-helix domain-containing protein — protein: MTELGNILKEAREAKGLSLDELQSITKIQKRYLLGIEEGNYSMMPGKFYVRAFIKQYAEAVGLDPEQLFEQHKNDIPSTYNEELPDQLSRVQSRKSLSPETSKVLDVLPKILIGIFIIGAIALVWYLIVLNAGDETKEPATTGKETTIDEPAETEDESLDEDPSDSEDAAEEEPAEEEAEPETPAQELTVISNSGSNTVYELKGADAFVIKIVSLGQTWVGLSNGSKSIFQETLVKGKNESRTEDLSNETKAVINIGRAPDTEIYVNDEKLEYAVPPDQDMTQVITINFVK
- a CDS encoding DUF3388 domain-containing protein, with the protein product MEKKEWYLEYEIVINRPGLLGDISSLLGMLSINIVTINGVDEGRRGLLILAKDDDQIERLESILNTMDTIRVIKIREPKLRDRMAVRHGRYIQRDADDKKTFRFVRDELGLLVDFMAELFKQDGHKLIGIRGMPRVGKTESVVASSVCANKRWLFVSSTLLKQTIRNQLIEDEYNSENLFIIDGIVSTRRANEKHWQLVREIMRLPAVKVVEHPDIFVQNTEYTMDDFDYIIELRNNPDEEIVYDMVQKNHMFTDSDFGGFDF